A section of the Veillonella criceti genome encodes:
- the ylqF gene encoding ribosome biogenesis GTPase YlqF codes for MADMKQDVFPVVHWFPGHMAKATRMIKEYVKKVDVVIELLDARIPRSSANPVISEVVGEKPHIIVLNKADLADPKETKAWTEYFTTQGMTVLAIDSKSGKGNKQLVKAVERLSQPIIDKWLKKGIRSRSVRTIILGIPNVGKSTLINKLAGAAATRTADKPGHTRGQQWVKIGKNLELLDTPGVLWPKLEDQRAAARLAMTGAISDDVYDLESVMKQLLRQVKENNPNLLVERYKLKPEELDDMEQLLESIGRRRGCLVSGGVVDLDKARRIVLADYRNQKLGNLTLDGVDEEPVIIEDTIEYDEK; via the coding sequence ATGGCAGATATGAAACAAGATGTGTTTCCAGTAGTACATTGGTTTCCCGGTCATATGGCAAAAGCTACTCGTATGATTAAGGAATATGTGAAGAAGGTTGACGTGGTTATTGAATTATTGGATGCACGTATTCCAAGAAGTAGTGCCAATCCTGTAATTAGTGAAGTTGTTGGTGAAAAACCTCATATTATTGTATTAAATAAGGCAGACTTAGCGGATCCGAAAGAAACTAAGGCTTGGACGGAATATTTTACCACTCAAGGCATGACAGTCTTAGCTATTGACTCTAAGTCTGGTAAAGGAAATAAACAATTAGTCAAAGCAGTAGAACGCTTGTCACAACCTATTATTGATAAATGGTTAAAGAAAGGGATACGTAGTCGCTCCGTGCGCACCATCATTTTGGGGATTCCTAATGTAGGTAAATCAACCTTAATTAATAAATTAGCTGGTGCAGCTGCAACTCGTACAGCAGATAAGCCAGGTCATACACGGGGACAGCAATGGGTTAAGATTGGTAAAAATCTTGAATTATTAGATACTCCAGGTGTATTATGGCCTAAGCTAGAAGATCAACGAGCAGCCGCTCGTTTAGCGATGACGGGTGCTATTTCTGATGATGTGTATGACCTGGAATCTGTAATGAAACAATTGTTGCGTCAAGTGAAAGAAAATAATCCTAATTTATTGGTCGAACGATATAAATTAAAACCGGAAGAACTTGATGATATGGAACAGTTATTAGAGTCCATTGGTCGTCGGCGAGGCTGTTTAGTAAGTGGTGGAGTTGTAGATTTAGACAAGGCCCGTCGTATTGTATTAGCAGATTATCGGAATCAAAAATTAGGAAATTTGACGTTAGATGGTGTAGACGAAGAACCTGTTATAATTGAGGATACGATAGAGTATGACGAAAAATGA